One genomic segment of Candidatus Zixiibacteriota bacterium includes these proteins:
- a CDS encoding isocitrate/isopropylmalate dehydrogenase family protein, with protein MAKHRVTLIPGDGIGPEVTEAAVRVIEAAGVDIEWDRQDAGLTSIEKNGESVPDALLDSIRANKVALKGPLTTLVGKGFRSANVTLRQKLDLYVNLRPVKSIGGVKSRFDKVDLVIVRENTEDLYTGIESVVSPGVVSAMKVVTEKASYNISRWAFEYARANKRKKITLVHKANIMKISDGLFLRIFEEVAKDYPDIKAEDKIVDALCMNLVIDPTKFDMLLLGNLFGDIVSDLAAGLVGGLGVVPGANIGAEYAVFEAVHGSAPDIAGKNIANPTALIFSSLLMLRHLGEHAAADRIWRSMVLSLAIGQHLTTDLGGACTTTEFADEIIKEIKTRSN; from the coding sequence ATGGCTAAACACAGGGTCACGTTGATTCCGGGCGATGGTATCGGCCCGGAGGTAACAGAAGCGGCGGTACGGGTTATCGAGGCCGCCGGGGTGGATATCGAATGGGATCGCCAGGACGCCGGATTGACGTCGATCGAGAAAAACGGCGAGTCGGTACCCGATGCCCTTCTTGATTCGATCCGCGCCAACAAGGTTGCGCTCAAGGGACCGCTGACGACTCTGGTCGGCAAAGGCTTCCGCTCCGCCAACGTGACGCTTCGCCAGAAACTCGACCTCTACGTAAACCTCCGCCCGGTCAAGTCGATCGGCGGCGTCAAAAGCCGTTTCGACAAAGTCGACCTCGTCATCGTGCGTGAGAATACCGAAGACCTCTACACCGGCATCGAATCGGTCGTGTCGCCGGGTGTGGTCAGCGCCATGAAAGTCGTGACCGAAAAAGCCTCGTACAACATCTCGCGATGGGCGTTCGAATATGCACGCGCCAACAAGCGCAAAAAAATCACGCTCGTCCACAAAGCCAACATCATGAAAATCAGCGATGGTCTTTTCCTGCGCATATTCGAAGAGGTGGCCAAAGACTATCCCGATATCAAGGCCGAGGACAAGATTGTCGATGCGCTGTGCATGAACCTCGTGATTGATCCCACCAAATTCGACATGCTGCTCCTCGGCAATCTGTTCGGCGATATCGTCTCCGATCTCGCCGCCGGGCTGGTCGGCGGACTGGGTGTGGTCCCCGGCGCCAATATCGGGGCCGAGTACGCCGTGTTCGAGGCCGTGCATGGATCCGCGCCCGATATCGCAGGCAAAAATATCGCCAACCCCACCGCATTGATTTTCTCGTCACTGCTCATGCTTCGCCATCTCGGTGAACACGCCGCGGCCGACCGCATCTGGCGTTCGATGGTCCTCTCGCTGGCGATCGGACAGCACCTGACAACCGATCTCGGAGGGGCATGCACGACCACCGAGTTTGCCGACGAGATTATCAAAGAGATAAAGACGCGCTCGAACTGA
- a CDS encoding decaprenyl-phosphate phosphoribosyltransferase — protein MIKLIRPWQWTKNGLLFAALVFAGEIRNVAKFEISVVAALLFCLLSSALYAINDVIDRETDGRHPVKRNRPVASGAVSVRLALLLAVGLLAVGLGGAWMVNRAFFVSALAFVGLNLLYTLALKRIVIIDVITVAISFVIRAAAGAAAIDVPASDWMLMNTLLLALFLTFGKRRHELVLLEQGAQQHRKSLAGYSAYLLDQMIAVTTPSVLVVYMLYTFSSEVSEKLGTDKLYLTIPFVVYGIFRYLFLIHEKDKGGSPVRVLLTDVPILVTVVLWLVTTILILY, from the coding sequence GTGATCAAACTGATCCGCCCGTGGCAATGGACCAAAAACGGGTTGTTGTTTGCCGCGCTCGTGTTTGCGGGGGAGATTCGGAACGTCGCCAAATTCGAAATCTCCGTCGTTGCCGCACTGTTGTTCTGCCTGCTGTCATCGGCGTTGTACGCGATCAACGACGTAATCGATCGCGAGACGGACGGGAGACACCCGGTGAAGCGAAACCGCCCGGTTGCGTCCGGGGCGGTGTCCGTGCGACTGGCGCTTTTGCTGGCGGTCGGGCTGCTGGCGGTCGGGCTGGGCGGGGCATGGATGGTCAACCGCGCGTTTTTCGTGAGCGCCCTCGCTTTCGTGGGTCTCAACCTGCTGTATACGCTCGCGCTCAAGCGGATTGTGATTATCGACGTCATCACAGTGGCGATCAGTTTTGTGATCCGCGCGGCGGCCGGGGCGGCAGCGATCGACGTTCCCGCGTCTGACTGGATGCTGATGAACACGCTGCTTTTGGCGCTGTTTCTGACGTTCGGCAAACGCCGACACGAACTGGTTCTGCTGGAGCAGGGAGCCCAGCAGCATCGCAAGAGTCTCGCGGGGTACTCCGCCTACCTGCTGGACCAGATGATCGCCGTCACGACACCCTCGGTGCTGGTGGTGTACATGCTCTACACGTTTTCATCGGAAGTGTCCGAGAAGCTCGGAACGGACAAGCTTTACCTGACGATTCCGTTCGTGGTGTACGGGATATTCCGCTACCTCTTCCTGATTCATGAAAAAGACAAGGGCGGCTCCCCGGTGCGGGTGCTGTTGACGGATGTACCGATTCTGGTTACGGTGGTGCTATGGCTGGTTACTACGATTCTGATCCTGTACTGA
- a CDS encoding EpsI family protein: MRKPVLLAAVLLLIGGAFGNFLRYAENPPHRSAEFGSIPYEENGYRGEEYRFSEYNYEILQADTTTLRLYQGPDQEPYWLFIAYFESQKYGSQIHSPKHCLPGGGWQILHHDPYALLLPDGSRKEINRLVIADRGRRQLMLYWFETRGGAIRSEFGLKWDLVMNSLFFRPTDAAIVRLTMPIDEEGGGLDGALSRAESYFRAFYPAIERALPFSS; the protein is encoded by the coding sequence ATGAGAAAGCCCGTGCTGCTCGCGGCCGTTCTTCTGCTGATTGGCGGGGCATTCGGCAATTTTCTTCGTTACGCGGAGAATCCGCCGCATCGCTCGGCAGAGTTCGGCTCAATTCCGTACGAGGAGAACGGTTATCGGGGCGAGGAGTATCGCTTTTCTGAATACAACTATGAGATACTTCAGGCGGACACCACGACGCTTCGGCTCTATCAGGGTCCCGATCAGGAGCCGTACTGGCTGTTTATCGCGTATTTCGAGTCGCAGAAGTACGGCAGCCAGATTCATTCGCCCAAGCATTGTCTTCCGGGCGGCGGCTGGCAGATTCTCCACCACGACCCGTACGCGCTGTTGTTGCCCGACGGGTCACGCAAGGAGATCAATCGGCTGGTGATTGCGGATCGCGGCCGCCGGCAGTTGATGCTCTACTGGTTCGAGACGCGGGGAGGCGCGATCCGAAGTGAATTCGGTTTGAAATGGGACCTGGTCATGAACTCCCTGTTTTTCCGGCCGACCGACGCCGCCATCGTGCGGCTGACCATGCCGATTGACGAGGAGGGCGGCGGCCTGGACGGCGCTCTCTCGCGTGCGGAGTCCTATTTCCGCGCCTTCTACCCCGCCATCGAGCGAGCGCTGCCGTTCTCCAGTTAA
- a CDS encoding exosortase/archaeosortase family protein — MTTETLDARPVRSAGFLAIPFALLVIIYLPTLADLIGDWWHDSNYSHGFLIPVVSAYLLWKKRDELNAIAASVDYLGLAIVAFGMLLFVFANGGAEYFTLRVSFVVSLFGLVYFLFGRRVIGKTWFELVFLIFMVPIPYVVYFAATFPMQLLASKITAGVLNFIGMGAVRQGNIIHIQGYSLEVAEACSGMRSVMALLALGALYAYTTQRRFAGKLILFLSTIPIAVVANVFRVFVTSLLAYTVTENVTHEPLHSIMGLSVFVVAFILMFIVGQILRKVFP; from the coding sequence ATGACCACCGAGACATTGGACGCCCGACCGGTCCGTTCCGCCGGATTTCTTGCCATCCCGTTTGCGCTGCTGGTCATCATTTACCTGCCGACGCTGGCCGATCTGATCGGCGACTGGTGGCATGACAGCAATTATTCGCACGGCTTTTTGATCCCCGTGGTCTCCGCTTATCTGCTTTGGAAAAAGCGCGACGAACTCAATGCTATCGCTGCATCGGTCGACTATCTCGGGCTCGCAATCGTCGCATTCGGGATGCTGCTGTTTGTTTTCGCGAACGGCGGGGCGGAGTATTTCACGCTGCGCGTTTCGTTTGTCGTATCACTTTTCGGGCTTGTCTATTTCTTGTTCGGACGGCGCGTAATCGGCAAGACGTGGTTCGAACTGGTATTTTTGATATTCATGGTGCCCATACCGTACGTGGTTTATTTCGCGGCGACGTTTCCGATGCAACTGCTGGCGTCGAAGATCACCGCCGGCGTGCTGAATTTTATCGGCATGGGCGCCGTGCGGCAGGGCAATATCATTCATATTCAGGGGTACTCGCTCGAGGTGGCCGAGGCCTGTTCGGGGATGCGGTCGGTCATGGCTTTGTTGGCGCTGGGTGCACTGTACGCGTATACGACTCAGCGCCGGTTCGCCGGCAAGCTGATCCTGTTTCTTTCCACGATTCCGATCGCGGTCGTGGCGAATGTTTTCCGTGTGTTTGTGACCTCGCTTCTGGCCTACACCGTCACCGAAAACGTGACCCACGAACCGTTGCACTCCATCATGGGTCTGTCCGTATTCGTCGTGGCGTTCATTCTCATGTTTATCGTGGGACAGATTCTTCGGAAGGTGTTTCCATGA
- a CDS encoding diacylglycerol kinase family protein, with amino-acid sequence MMIRRRRHQRTQKAHYCLLLNPAAGQFRQESVDQLITAIRAAEGQYTVIRSESVQQAAAHARATLGVAQGRRSVPPAISRRGPVTSIIACGGDGTFNLAARLAVEADMPVGVLPMGHINNIARSLLGPDQTPSKIIIGGNYRKIDIGKAGDYSFFGSLGIGFVASLAEHLEGRRPPRFGLGWSKLGGTAAASVKPVRMNIKIDRFLFEVTPLILNVNLLTYSGGIPLSPTSVADDGLAEVIFDQGGAMGEFSTFTRLVAKHKYLYGEKVQLYRGRIIKLAPLKGRRLYIDGDLIEPADSELPIEVREKALKVFC; translated from the coding sequence ATGATGATACGGCGACGAAGGCACCAGCGAACACAAAAAGCCCACTATTGCCTGCTGCTCAATCCGGCTGCCGGGCAGTTTCGGCAGGAGTCCGTGGACCAGCTTATCACGGCGATTCGGGCGGCCGAAGGCCAGTATACGGTGATCAGGTCGGAGTCGGTGCAACAGGCCGCGGCGCACGCCCGTGCCACCCTCGGGGTGGCCCAGGGGCGGCGCTCCGTTCCTCCAGCCATCTCCCGCCGGGGCCCGGTGACCTCGATCATCGCGTGCGGCGGCGACGGCACCTTTAACCTCGCCGCACGGCTGGCCGTCGAGGCCGACATGCCGGTCGGCGTCCTGCCGATGGGTCACATCAACAATATCGCGCGGAGTCTGCTTGGCCCGGACCAGACCCCCTCAAAAATCATCATCGGCGGCAACTACCGCAAAATCGACATCGGGAAAGCGGGCGACTACAGCTTTTTCGGCTCGCTCGGCATCGGTTTCGTCGCCAGCCTCGCCGAACATCTCGAAGGACGCCGCCCGCCTCGGTTCGGCCTGGGATGGTCCAAACTCGGCGGAACCGCTGCCGCCAGCGTCAAACCGGTCCGCATGAATATCAAAATCGACCGCTTCCTTTTCGAAGTAACCCCGCTCATCCTCAACGTGAACCTCCTGACCTACTCCGGGGGCATCCCGCTGTCTCCGACCTCGGTCGCCGATGACGGTCTGGCGGAAGTGATTTTCGACCAGGGCGGCGCGATGGGCGAGTTTTCCACGTTTACCAGGCTGGTGGCGAAGCACAAGTACCTGTACGGTGAAAAGGTGCAGCTGTACCGGGGCAGGATCATCAAACTCGCCCCCCTCAAGGGCCGGCGGCTGTACATCGACGGCGACTTGATTGAGCCGGCGGACTCGGAACTCCCGATCGAGGTCAGGGAGAAGGCCCTGAAAGTCTTCTGCTGA
- a CDS encoding DUF5683 domain-containing protein: protein MKWKAGVCLILLAATARAGFDSPPPTADSLLAPDSTLVRDTSPPPRPPDTILFVPEADSHRQGRVTDSTNYEKRLIQQPTVALFKSMVAPGWGQLGNRRYIKAAIFAGFQTWFVYSAFDYGSQASDARDRWSAATDTAERNRLYDIYEDKRGQRNKFTWFAVICSFFSMFDAYVDAHLSGSPEHRSDDRVSFDVVPSGTDGAQATVSLSF from the coding sequence ATGAAATGGAAAGCCGGTGTGTGCCTGATCCTGCTGGCGGCAACCGCCCGCGCGGGATTCGACAGTCCTCCTCCGACAGCGGACAGCCTCCTCGCCCCGGACAGCACACTCGTCCGTGACACCAGCCCTCCGCCTCGGCCCCCGGATACGATTCTCTTCGTGCCCGAGGCTGACTCCCACAGACAGGGCCGGGTCACCGATTCCACCAACTACGAAAAACGGCTGATCCAGCAGCCGACCGTCGCACTCTTCAAATCAATGGTCGCCCCCGGCTGGGGACAACTGGGGAACCGCCGATATATCAAGGCCGCGATATTCGCCGGCTTCCAGACCTGGTTCGTGTATTCCGCTTTCGACTACGGTTCGCAGGCGTCCGATGCGCGCGATCGCTGGTCGGCCGCGACCGATACGGCGGAACGAAACCGGCTGTACGACATCTACGAAGACAAACGAGGCCAGCGTAACAAATTCACCTGGTTCGCCGTCATCTGCAGTTTCTTTTCGATGTTTGACGCCTACGTCGACGCCCATTTGTCCGGATCGCCGGAACACCGCAGCGACGACCGCGTCAGTTTTGACGTGGTCCCGAGCGGCACCGACGGGGCGCAGGCGACCGTCTCGCTGAGTTTCTGA
- a CDS encoding HD domain-containing protein, with protein sequence MVEPRVEIAGARLGGATELRLVTAFFVLIKTARLVDSDNATFRAKLDDFCRCLGEVLSESGEAAFKVHNDRYFVNDAVVRLSDDNRAGADALTADWAKVGIGGVRFSGDIAPEQISRFVVHVAGMRPDQHNLEQMAEQLRNLGIENIELLGLREEVAGDDEADTPEVVRQRVRKSARAAFFRSISTVQEIMHQAAEAEDINVAKTKRVIHSLIDQIILDESSMIELTALKNYDDYTYAHSNNVCVYSLTLGVRIGMDRSRLSQLGFAALFHDVGKVRLPKDLIRKPDAYDDNDWIQMQLHPQLGAKTLLRNLEFSMFTARAARGAFEHHINSDFTGYPQLRYSRRPTTLFSRIIAITDTFDALTSGRVYMKRKISPDEVIKKMRFQMAVKFDRVLLKVFTDIVGIYPAGSLVLLSTDEIALILTHNDTDRTRPFVKIVGDRSGLLPEPVWADLSADEHRERRIVRMIDPEKHGLDLQQFILQD encoded by the coding sequence ATGGTTGAGCCGCGCGTGGAGATCGCCGGGGCCCGCCTCGGCGGCGCAACCGAGCTTCGCCTGGTAACGGCGTTTTTCGTGCTGATCAAGACCGCCCGCCTGGTGGATTCCGACAACGCGACGTTTCGGGCCAAGCTCGATGACTTTTGCCGATGCCTCGGAGAGGTGCTCTCGGAATCGGGCGAGGCGGCGTTCAAGGTCCACAACGACCGCTATTTCGTTAATGACGCGGTGGTAAGGCTCTCCGACGACAACCGGGCGGGGGCGGATGCGCTGACGGCCGATTGGGCGAAGGTGGGTATCGGCGGCGTTCGTTTCAGCGGCGACATCGCGCCCGAGCAGATCAGTCGCTTCGTCGTGCACGTCGCGGGAATGCGCCCCGACCAGCACAATCTCGAGCAGATGGCCGAGCAGCTCAGAAACCTCGGCATCGAAAATATCGAGCTGCTCGGGTTGCGCGAGGAGGTTGCCGGCGATGACGAGGCGGATACGCCGGAGGTCGTGCGGCAGCGTGTGCGCAAGTCGGCGCGGGCGGCGTTTTTCCGGTCCATATCGACCGTCCAGGAGATCATGCACCAGGCGGCCGAGGCCGAGGACATCAATGTCGCCAAGACCAAGCGTGTCATTCACTCTCTGATCGACCAGATCATCCTCGATGAATCATCGATGATCGAGTTGACGGCGCTGAAAAACTACGACGACTACACCTACGCGCACTCCAACAACGTGTGCGTGTATTCGCTGACGCTGGGCGTACGTATCGGCATGGACCGGTCGCGGCTGTCGCAGCTCGGTTTTGCCGCGCTGTTTCATGATGTCGGCAAGGTCCGCCTGCCGAAAGATCTGATCCGGAAGCCCGATGCGTACGACGACAACGACTGGATCCAGATGCAGCTTCACCCGCAGCTGGGCGCCAAGACGCTGCTCCGAAACCTCGAGTTTTCGATGTTTACGGCGCGGGCCGCCCGGGGCGCGTTCGAGCACCATATCAATTCGGACTTCACCGGCTACCCGCAGCTTCGCTACAGCCGGCGACCGACAACGCTCTTTTCCAGGATCATCGCGATCACGGATACGTTCGACGCCCTGACGTCGGGTCGCGTGTACATGAAACGCAAGATCTCACCCGACGAAGTCATCAAGAAGATGCGTTTCCAGATGGCGGTGAAATTCGACAGAGTGTTGCTCAAGGTGTTCACGGATATCGTGGGGATTTACCCTGCGGGTTCGCTGGTTCTGCTTTCCACGGACGAGATTGCGTTGATCCTGACGCACAACGACACCGATCGTACCCGTCCATTCGTAAAGATTGTGGGGGATCGCTCCGGCCTGTTGCCCGAGCCGGTCTGGGCCGACCTCTCCGCCGATGAACACCGCGAACGGCGCATTGTCCGCATGATCGATCCCGAAAAGCACGGTCTCGACCTCCAGCAGTTCATTTTGCAGGATTAA
- a CDS encoding HEAT repeat domain-containing protein, with product MTSVSSQPATVVDQLRQNLRDLLKVMKVVWMYPPDNPLPYSMKQSYAEKLTDLASELGPISIDIERDRLRWKGDVVFADRGKEESLAGMFFDAGLTRLTFDRELPWDSVKGFLEVIRRYQNREAGATDLAGLLWEGNLAGLTFETVDDVSLQQYDGSFKIQEFDEDVDSDQLDDTGRHNLYELLFVGVDYEMGTEDGPEPSGITRSSLADTSGIEIVEGAKNLFFPDDSENDRAGTATAAKAMGYDDLSVTPMPRVDARSLLQQESRLTEEENEEIRQMLEEDAAFDIYESTHELLKELLHQEADFASFGETVTICEKLLKTFVVDGRFAQATDMLGYFRALEAQLRAGKPQWSDRLKEAIITAGSRERLGALADALNAHGHITAEVLITYLSNFGWEALGPIAELLPKLEHRAHRRALIEYLSARGKENIGFVTRGLTDKRWNVVRNSVTILTRIGTAEALKHLARVVTHEDSRVRLELVSALADSPAEEALALLKQAAFDEDEQIRRQVISSIVARRGAAAFNAVADIISDDRFAKLERDDQQALLNAYSLLGGDHALDYLSGHVTRANPLRDSTLTFFREAAFEALTYNRSDRADKLLQKLAASWRPDLKKRAQEALKTRRDRLRGEHHG from the coding sequence ATGACGTCAGTTTCATCACAACCGGCGACGGTGGTCGACCAGCTTCGCCAGAACCTTCGCGACCTGCTCAAGGTCATGAAGGTGGTCTGGATGTATCCGCCCGACAACCCTCTTCCCTATTCGATGAAGCAGTCATACGCAGAGAAGCTGACCGATCTGGCGTCCGAGCTGGGGCCGATTTCTATCGATATCGAACGCGATCGGCTTCGCTGGAAGGGCGATGTTGTGTTCGCCGACCGGGGCAAGGAGGAATCGCTCGCGGGGATGTTTTTCGACGCCGGGCTGACCAGGCTGACGTTCGATCGCGAGCTGCCATGGGACAGCGTCAAAGGCTTTCTTGAGGTGATTCGACGGTATCAGAATCGCGAAGCGGGCGCCACCGACCTTGCCGGCCTTCTGTGGGAAGGGAATCTCGCCGGACTGACGTTCGAGACGGTGGACGACGTATCGCTTCAGCAATACGACGGCAGTTTCAAGATCCAGGAATTCGATGAGGACGTCGATAGCGATCAGCTTGATGATACCGGTCGTCACAACCTGTACGAGTTGCTGTTCGTGGGCGTGGACTACGAAATGGGGACGGAGGACGGCCCCGAGCCGTCCGGGATCACGCGGAGTTCGCTGGCGGACACGTCGGGAATCGAAATAGTCGAAGGCGCGAAGAACCTGTTTTTCCCGGATGACTCGGAAAACGACCGGGCGGGGACCGCGACCGCCGCGAAGGCAATGGGCTACGACGATTTGTCGGTTACCCCGATGCCACGGGTGGACGCCCGAAGCCTGCTGCAGCAGGAGTCCCGACTCACCGAGGAGGAAAACGAAGAGATACGGCAGATGCTCGAGGAGGACGCGGCGTTTGACATTTACGAGTCGACGCACGAGCTGCTGAAAGAGCTGCTCCACCAGGAGGCCGACTTTGCTTCATTCGGTGAGACGGTGACGATTTGCGAGAAGCTGCTCAAGACGTTCGTGGTGGACGGCCGGTTTGCGCAGGCGACCGATATGCTGGGGTATTTCCGGGCGTTGGAGGCGCAGCTTCGGGCCGGCAAACCCCAGTGGAGCGACCGCCTCAAGGAGGCGATCATCACGGCCGGCAGCCGTGAACGGCTGGGGGCTCTCGCCGATGCGCTCAACGCACACGGTCACATCACGGCCGAGGTGCTGATCACGTACCTCAGCAATTTCGGCTGGGAGGCGCTGGGGCCGATCGCCGAGCTGCTTCCGAAGCTGGAGCATCGCGCGCATCGGCGCGCCCTGATCGAATACTTGAGCGCGCGCGGGAAAGAGAATATAGGATTTGTCACGCGGGGGCTGACCGACAAGCGCTGGAATGTAGTCCGCAATTCCGTGACCATCCTTACGCGGATCGGCACCGCGGAAGCATTGAAGCATCTTGCCAGAGTAGTGACGCATGAAGATTCACGGGTTCGCCTTGAGCTGGTATCGGCGCTCGCGGACAGCCCGGCGGAGGAAGCCCTGGCGCTGTTGAAGCAGGCGGCGTTTGACGAGGACGAGCAGATACGGCGTCAGGTGATCAGTTCGATTGTGGCGCGCCGAGGCGCGGCGGCATTTAACGCGGTGGCGGATATCATAAGCGACGATCGGTTCGCCAAACTCGAGCGTGACGATCAGCAGGCGCTGCTCAATGCCTATTCCCTGCTGGGCGGCGACCATGCTCTCGACTACCTGTCCGGCCACGTCACGCGGGCCAATCCGCTTCGCGATTCGACGCTGACCTTCTTCCGAGAGGCGGCGTTTGAGGCCCTGACCTACAACCGCAGCGACCGCGCCGACAAGCTCCTGCAGAAGCTGGCGGCGAGCTGGCGTCCGGATCTGAAAAAGCGGGCGCAGGAAGCGTTGAAGACTCGGCGCGACCGCCTGAGGGGGGAACACCATGGTTGA